The sequence below is a genomic window from Ipomoea triloba cultivar NCNSP0323 chromosome 10, ASM357664v1.
AAACATGATGGAAAGGGTTATAAAGCATCCCATTCAGCTTACAAGTACTTATCCTTTTTGAAGCTCAAAAACCGATCCTTCATCTTAGTGAAGAGATCAGAAGCGCTTTGAGTTAAAACAGTGCTTTTCTGTTCATCACCAACAATTTCCTGAGTCAAGCCCATAGGTTCCCTCGGGGATTTCAACCTTAGAGCAAGAGTATTCCTGCATCTCATTAAAGCTAGTTTTCTCAGATCAAGTCTCGAATATGGCATGGCATATGTATATCTCCTTCCTCAAGAAGCACAAAAACTACAGTGAAGCTTTTGGTAGCATCAGAACTAACTTTAAAGCTTTATTCCTAAGGTTCCTTAACCTTATCCCTATACAATAGACAAACAATGAACTGATGTGGCAGATAGTACAGCCCAATGTTATCCACTATTCAGATGAGTTCCGTGCAAGAGAACCTAATGTTAACTGCCAAGTGCCAAGTGGTCCAATTCTATTATTGACCCCTGCTTTAAATTATAGAATTCCTTATTAATGATTAAAGGCTGACagttttcctctttttttttcctatttttttgcaaagctctaaattaaagaaaaccaAGAACAAAAATAGAAACTTTTTGAAGtgcgcccccccccccccccccccccccaacaaaaaaaaaaaaaaaaaaaaaggtctccCTCACGACttgctttcttcttcttggtTGAAATTCCCCTCACgactctctttctttcttcttgggTTTGCTGGAAGGGTTGAAAATGATGCATCAAAATGGAAATGTTTACAATTCGCATGGCCAAATCAAGTCTTACTCTAATAACAGCAGGCATTAACTTCCTATCCATAGAAAGAAACAAAGAGCAGAGGCATAGTCATAGAAAATGAGAAAGAACAAGAAATAATGAGCCCAAAATTTTCCTCACTAAATacaggaaaacaaaaaaaaaaaaaagattcaaactttgGCTCTGTTTTGCTGACCTAGCTTAGGATTACCTGGAAGAACTCGATAATCTGATATGGGTCTGTTCAATTTCCAAGAATCTCAACTGGGCACCAAATATCTGCTCGGAAACATCGAAATAAATCCCCAATCAAGGATGAAATGAAATTCAACAGATCACATGTCAGTGAACAATATACTATACCTGTGTTGTAGCTGAAGTCGTGCGGGGAAGGTCCGGAATGGAGGAATGAAGGACTGGATTCGCCATTTGCAGAGATCGAAGCTCCATTTAAGCTCGAGAAGAAATTACAGTATTATACTGATTGTTGGAAGCGCATATGTAAGTAAGCATTTGTGAAATGAAATTGTATGTACACGTGTCGATCAATGTCGAAAGGAAATTAGTAGCATGCAAAGTGGATTTATTATGCAGAATACCGAGGCAACTGTTCCTTTCcaagaaagaaaggagaaagCCTCTACTGGCAAACTAAGGTACAAGCTTTATAGCGAAAGGTACAACTGCTATTTTTAGTTACTATTGGTCTATTTGGTCCGTTATATTGAatcatagtccacacagctgtataAAAATCTATGTTACAGTGGACCGTAACTTacgatccacacagctgtatggatgttagaatatttttaagataagataatgcattttatgagttagaataatgtacattatgagtaataaaaatgtatattacaatGAATCGCGTGAAGAGAAAAATTACACGAAACAGTATCGATTTTGAACCGtgatccacacagttgtgtgtaCCACGGTCCAGACAATAACCGTTGGGCCAAAGAGCAACTGGGCCCTTTAGTTTGCTGTGGCCCAACAACATCCATAATTTGCGGGTCAGATTGAAATTGATGTGAAATATATATGCTATTTAATTTTGTACATAAGCATGGTAATTGCCTATGTAGATTTTGTACATAAATATGGTAATTGACTAATTGCTAGATTGGATGGCAACATGTAAATGGAGGATAActctttcttcaaaaaaaaaaaaaaaaaagaaagagaagaaacCAGTAGTGTTACTGGTGATTGGCTGTAAACAATAAATATGGAACAGAACTTGATAAAGCAAATACACACCAGAAAGATCAAAGATTTATGAACTCAATTATCACCCACAATATTGCTGGTCCAGGCATTTAAAAAGTACAGCAGTAATAGCAGCAAATGGTGTGCACATGAAGCCATGAAGGCTTATTGGCATCTTTCATTCAATACATATCAATGATATATCATCCCAGATATAATGTGTGACCACAAAATAACCATTTAAACTGGCATGGGAAATACAAAGAGAAGGATCAAATTCCACATTTCAACCTGTGAAAAACTGTGAAGTGTGAACATGATTGCATAGGATGCAGAGctgaggaagatgaagaaaaggaggTATATGAAACAATTCTACACAATGTAGTAATGTAAATTTTACCAACTACAATCAGCAGCAACAAAACCATGGATCTGTTCAGCTGAGGTCAATGTCAaggttcttgaattgcttgacATGACAACTATGAGGCTATGACcttttataacaatatatatagagaatatcAGCTGCAAAAACCGACAATTTaagcactttttaatttgactgATAGGATCAACACGGTTTTTGTTGTTCTATTATATGGGTGATCAGATTCAAATCAGGAAACCTGTTTTAAAGTTTCAGATATTTCAGACATTCAGTTAAGAATATGAAGGTTCTGCTGGTTCAGactacaaagaaaaagaaagaatcaGATCCCAACTTTAGCCAGAAAATATAGATTTTACACAATAATTATGTTCACTAATATCATCAACACTGATCTTTTCAGTTAACAAAACCAGAAACAAGGAATTACAAGAAATGGAACTTAAATCAATACTTATTCAGTCAATAGTTCTAAAAGGATTCAATATAAAAAGGAGGAACCAAGATTTAATCTTCTATCTACAGAACATAGCAAAGTGTCTGACATGGAACTAGGCACACCACAGATAAATGTTCTACAATGCATGAACCCATGTCAATAGTACTTACAATGCAATAAGATAGCTATTCAAGACTCAGTTTCAGGTCACTCTGTTCCTGCAAAACAGGTATGTAGGAGGCAAGCAATATAGTTCCATTTAGTTCTAGAAACCATTTTGCAATCTAAGAAACAGGAAAAAATGAATCatgtaacaaaataaaaaccTCAAGCAGCTAACTTTTCCTGTTTTGCAGCATGAGTAAAGGAGACAGAATTATTGAACTGATTGTTGCAACTACAAAAGACAGCATGAGGAAGAAATCACTGCCACCACATTTGCAGCAAAAAAGCTACAGGAGAAACCATAGGCAACTATCCAAGTAGCTCCACATTGTTCCTTACTACGAACATACAAAAGGCAAAAGCTAGACTAAAGCCACAGTTAGGGCATTACGGCCACTACATTTGCAGCACAAAGCTGGAGAAAACACCAAGGCCATTATCCAAGTAGCTCTATATAGTTCCTTACTACATACAAAATGCAAAAGCTAGACTAGAGCTACAATTACAACAAAGGAAATGCCTATCTTTACTTACTAGGCAGCCTTTACCTTATCATCACCAACAGCATTGAGAATAGGAAGACTGTTTAAAAATTCATCAAGACCCTCAAAAAACCCATTCCCTTCAATTCCATCATCCTCTCCTCTTCCTGTTCCATCTACTTGCCCATTCATTCCTGGTGGAGGCTCTTCAACCTCATTACTAAACTCCACATTCAAATCCAATTTTCCATAGTCTTTGGCAATCCTCCCAGATTGCCTCCTTGTGTTACTTGCCACACCTTTCTTACGCAATTCAGCTGGCAAGCGAGCACCACTCCGAACTGTAACACCATCTTGAAAATTATCTCCAGCATTATCTTTGACATTATTTCCATTATCAGCTTGCTGTTTCATAGCAGTTCTATTAGGAGTACCTGTCCCAACCCCTTTTCCCTTCAAACTCTTTgctttctttctcttcttattATAGCCATTCTTCCAATCCTCATCCGACTCCTCACTAGAGTCTGATAATTCTACATacacatcatcatcaacaataatTTTTGGGGCTGACTTCTTTACACCACCCCCTCCAAAACCACTAACATTGCTCCCAATCCCCTGCCCTCCAACAGAATGATATACATTCCCCCCAGTGAACCCATTTTTCCCCCCAGTTTGAGGACAATTAAACATAGGAGAAAAAGGGGTCCAAGTTGTGGCCTGACCTTTATATTTCTCCCAGATTGATACAGAAAACCCCAAAGGTAGAAAGCCCCAGCAACAAAAATAAGCTTCTTTCCCATCAATAATTGGCGGGGGAGACGAAATTGCTACAGCCTGGAATGCCATTTTGCAATTTTGGCACCGCAAAGTACAGTCGACATAAGCCTCCGGGTACTGAAACATATGATAGCAATACGGGCAAGCAGTCCAGAAGCTAGGAATGTCATCCTTTGGCTCATCAGCCTCATCTTCCTTCAATTCCTCATTATTTGATTCATCTACTCTACTCTCTTTTTCTTTAGCCTTACTCAGATTATCTGTAGAACCACCTGAACGATAGTTTGTTTCGAAACCCTCATTTTGCTGCAGTGACGGCTCATTCCTTTGCTGATACACAGTAGAGCTCTCGGTGGGAGCAACaggaggtggaggtggaggtgggggtgggggttggGGTTGGGCTCGACCTGAACTTGGTGTAAAGGAAAATGGCGGTGGTTCAGTACTCGAGCCGGGCATATAAGCCACTGTCGGTAGTTGGTCTACATTTAAGGTGGGCACGGAGGTTACCGGAGGTGGTGGGTCCCGACTCAGAAATGTTACCGGTTGCGGTGGAGGTGGCGGTTGCTGATCCCTGCCCGTATTTGGCTGCTGCAAAAACGTCACCGTTTGAACCGGTTCACGGCTCAGAAACGTTAACGGTTGGCCAGTGGTAAATGGCTGCTGCTGCTCTCGACTCACGAAGAACATTTGCTGCTGGTGATCTCTACCGGAGTTCGGAACAACGGAAAAAGCACTGGGaggttgctgctgctgctgcacgGAGGGCACCGGGTTCGGATTAAGGTTTATGAAGAACCCTAGCTCTTTATCATACACGCTTTTCCTGAACGGATTCGAGAGCAGAGTCCACGCGTCGACGACGAGGCGGAACGCCTGGTCGGCGAACGGAAAGTTGTTCTTCTGAGGGTTTAGCAGGAGCGCGAGTCGGCGATACTGAGTCGCAATGAACTCCGAGTCATGCACCTGGTTAGGCGGAACCTGGAGGATGCCATACCAATCGAACTGATTGTTCATCAGCTTGTCCCCGGCGATTAGAGTGTCGATGACGGCGAGGATTTGCTCGCCGTGCACCATCGTCGGGTCGGACTCCTGCGCCCGGGTCGCAAACGATTTACTCCCCATCAAGTCGCGGTTCGCCAGAAGCTTCTCGGCGATTGTCAGCCACCGCAACGCCTCCGTCCGGTTAGGGTTCGTGATGAAAAACGGATGCTCcatttcctctctctctctatctctctcactTTCTCTCTCAATCTGCAAAATTTTTTCTCTGCACAGAGGTTTTTGAGAGAGAAACGAAGAACATGAAGAATGAGGGGACTAGGGGAGTGATATAATATGTGAGTGGACGAAAAAGGGCACGGATTTTACTGAAAAGACAGGTTTCGCGTTGACTGGTGTGTGGGGAGTTGGGGGCAATTAAGGTAATTGGTGCAATAACCAGTGTGGATAAGTTAGGGGCTTTAatgtgattttgatttttgagtaAGCTCAGTTGGACAGCAGCACTGTGGGAAGGGTGAGAAAAACGTTTTGTTTTATTAAGGGATATTCTAGGAATTTCACACTTGTCCTCCCCTACCCCCACCCTATCCCTCACTGGGGCGTAGACTTTAGACTTGGAGAGAGTTGCACCTGTCAATCTGTCATTCATGCATTTAAAATCTTGGGTTAAATTTTTTGTGGTGCAACAAATATTGAGAAGGTTGTtgtgaataataataagaagaagaagaagaagcaaattGCTATtgatgttatatacttatatggAATAAATTTCACTTGGAAAAATGTTGGgtatttataaggaaaatatAAGACTAACATTATTTATACAAGAAATGATTTCTAGTTAGGATTAGCTTAGCGGATTAGTCACAAGTctatataattgaattttgaaatagtCTTTTTTGGAACTTGAAAACCGTCTATGCAGAAGATAGAGGAGGTTTTGAATCTCATAGCTTGGAGGTTTCACATCTATTTCTTTTGCTATTTTATAACAAAGGCGAGagagaaaatgaaacaaaaaaagagaagaaaatgggAAATAAGGGTTGAAGGGAAAATGAGGGGAGGGAGAGATAATTTTCAAAGAAACTGTCATCTTCGAATATTATCTAATTTCTATGCGTGTGGCGTGTGGCGTGTGACGCATGTCACTTACGCGCCACAAAAGGCGCGCAGAGAATGGGGGACAGTCTGTCCTCCATCATTTGCTTTATTCGTTTTCAACGGCAAATAGCCGTTAAGGctgaaaaaacaattaatatacACTCAATGGTCAAAATATTTTGACCGTTAAAGATAATTTCCGGAGAAACTGTCATCTTCGAAGATTATCTAATTTCTAAGTGTGTGGCGCGTGACACGTGTCACTTACGCGCCACAAAAGGCGCGCAAAGAGAGGGGACAGTATGTCCTCCATCATTTGCTTTATTCGTTCTCAACGGCTATTTTTAGCCGTTGAAGCTGGAAAACAATTAATATGTACTCAGCGGTCAAAATATTTTGACCGTTGAGTTTTATacacgcgcgcgcacacacatatatatatcctaCAATGCTCCctcatttttattcaaaatttttctacaatcaaactctttcaatatattattttaatttcaatttgcaCTTCCTCTTAATCTCTCCCAACTCAAAATGTCTAGTGACCATGAACATTCTAATAATGACAATTGTGATGCTGTGAACTATTTGGTTGAACAAGCAATCCAAATgttgaaaaaaaaggaaaaactcCGCATCTTCTTCACATAGTCTATTTGTTCtcaaaagtatatatatcaACCAACACTCGGGATCGTGAGAGTGGTCATAATGTTTTAGTTTGACATTACTTTAATGATGATACCATCCTTCCGGATAATATGTTTCGTAGGCGCTTTCGaatgtgaaaatatttgtttttgcaTATAGTTCATGCACTATATGGTAGGTTTGAATTGTTTCAAGAATGAGTGGACGACGTTGTCGGAATAAGAAGTTTATCACCACTTCAAAAATGCAATGTTGTCATTCATCAGTTAGCATATGGGTTACTAACTAATGTAATGGATGAGTATCTATGTATGGGTGAATTGACTGTCATTTAATGTATACTAAATTTTTGGCGTGCTTTTTACaagcaaaatttttaaaagcacAATTGGCGCGCTTTGTTACAAgcaaaattatttatgtatactAAAATTACACAATTATCATTTTTAATAAGTTATCAAAATGTAATTGGTTAATGTTGCTTGTATGACATCTGATGTGGCATCTCAtttagaagtttaaaaaaaaaaaactaaaaacattaaaaaatatcgTAGGTTAATGAGAAGTCACTAGTTTCTTTGCCTAAATTGGATGAAGAAATCGACGTACGGGCTAATTCGTCTCGTCTCTATCCAATCTGACGAAGAAGTCTGCCAAGTTTCTTCTTCTATGTCGATCTATACAAAGAAGACATAATCTCTTTCAAATCAATAGGGATGTAGAAGCTATggtatgttgttgttgttttttttttaaatataattattttgatctattttaaaaataatatatgtgacATCTTATATGTGGCAGGTTATTTAAAAGTAACATGTTTTATAggtcaaaataaattaattatacaattttaataagttaaggatttaattaatttttgtagtCAAATGTTTAATTGTATTTTGATACGGAGGATATGTATATAGTTGGagtatttcaatcatttttctaaaaaattaagagAAAGACAAACAAAACTGAAAGCCCAAAAGCAATTATTGATTTGACAATAGCAAATAGAGTTGGGCAATTAAAGACAAAGGGTTAGAATAGTCATTTAACTGGGGAGAATGAGATAACTCAGGCAAGTAGAGTTGTACTTTTggttaattataataatcaagTTGAAAAGTCGTAAAAGTGGTGGCAGCCAACTTACAAAAATGTCCTAATTACTAGCGTCTTTTCATTCTTAAGTTTCGAGTTTTATTGGGCGCGGCGTTGTCTTTTGTACGGAAATGGAATTTCCTTTGGCCTACCCCACACTTTTAAACTTCACATCACATTATTATTTAGACCAAAATTTACACCTAATATTTAACttttaatgttttcaaaaaaaaatatttaacttttaatttaccaCATTTAAGTTACACTTTTACTAAtatcattacatttttttttataattttcattcaattaattaatattaacttCTATAATAATTTGATACTTATACAATTGTATACCTTCCCCATGCTTTAACATGTTGATAAACAACATTTGAATATATGTTTTCATGAAAAAGAAAGGtgacaaataatattaatatgtaaGGTTTTGGTatctattttataattttaaaaatttattttataattgttaTAATCAATTTCACATACATCAAGTGGGAGGGATTGAGAGAGTCGTACTTAATAAAAAATGGATGtttaaagaattaataataTGACAAAGAAAAGTAACAtataaacatcaataattggaCCCCACTTGCATAGTCACATATGTATTGGTTTTGAGTCTCATTGATTTAGATACTCTTTGGAACATGACTATACACccacataataattaaagtagTTGAAATATTTATGCCAAACatgaaaatgtccaaaaacaTTTTGACACAATTTTgaagttgtattgaaatgtTCTTTAATTGAGGGAAGACATATGATTGTATTTCGAGGGACGATTTTGCGCCCCTAgtcacaatttgaaattttatttatcttatttgCTTCATATGTCTCGGTTGGGTGTACACCAACCGTAAAAAGTCATATAATCTATGAGTCActactgcaaaaaaaaaaaaaaaaaaaaaaaaaaaaactaaagaacaaaaaaaaaaaaaactaaatatgcAATAATTTTGGCAAAGAGAGTCATTATCCAATTCCAaatcagttcttatatcgtggaccgcggtccacaatgcattgtggaccgcgg
It includes:
- the LOC116032212 gene encoding uncharacterized protein LOC116032212; its protein translation is MEHPFFITNPNRTEALRWLTIAEKLLANRDLMGSKSFATRAQESDPTMVHGEQILAVIDTLIAGDKLMNNQFDWYGILQVPPNQVHDSEFIATQYRRLALLLNPQKNNFPFADQAFRLVVDAWTLLSNPFRKSVYDKELGFFINLNPNPVPSVQQQQQPPSAFSVVPNSGRDHQQQMFFVSREQQQPFTTGQPLTFLSREPVQTVTFLQQPNTGRDQQPPPPPQPVTFLSRDPPPPVTSVPTLNVDQLPTVAYMPGSSTEPPPFSFTPSSGRAQPQPPPPPPPPPPVAPTESSTVYQQRNEPSLQQNEGFETNYRSGGSTDNLSKAKEKESRVDESNNEELKEDEADEPKDDIPSFWTACPYCYHMFQYPEAYVDCTLRCQNCKMAFQAVAISSPPPIIDGKEAYFCCWGFLPLGFSVSIWEKYKGQATTWTPFSPMFNCPQTGGKNGFTGGNVYHSVGGQGIGSNVSGFGGGGVKKSAPKIIVDDDVYVELSDSSEESDEDWKNGYNKKRKKAKSLKGKGVGTGTPNRTAMKQQADNGNNVKDNAGDNFQDGVTVRSGARLPAELRKKGVASNTRRQSGRIAKDYGKLDLNVEFSNEVEEPPPGMNGQVDGTGRGEDDGIEGNGFFEGLDEFLNSLPILNAVGDDKVKAA